The DNA sequence AATTGACATCTAAAAGAGCTAAAACACTTTATTTTCACACCGCAGCAgaattagctcagtcggtatagcgcttgactgcagagcgggaggtcgcgggttcgatgaCCGGGAcaggaccaacactcagggtcttaaataACTgcgaaatgaaggtactgcctttgcccgcAAATgcctagaccttcgcgtggcttgGATGACTActtaaaatggcggtcccgtcccCAGTCGTGGACATAAAAAAGTGTCTCAATTactactttcgtgctaaatacgtgaacactcaaataaagtgcatttttgtAAGGACAATCTTTTTGTCGCGTCTTCTTAACACTGCGTGACGTattttttcccgcgctttatAGGGAACGAAGGTCCAACGGGGATTCCTGGACCTGTGGGTCCTTCTGGGCCTAAAGGAGGGAGAGGAGCTGAAGGACAGGCGCAGTCAGGTGTGACGTATAACCGATGGGGACGAACTAACTGCTCAGGAGACGCCTCAGTTGTGTACACTGGTATGAGGATTACACGCacacagctatttcgagaaaggttgtcggaaaaagtgcacgcgacaatcccgaaaggtgtTGTGGGTTTTTGAGTTCACTTTTCTTCAAAGAAGTTTGAAATATTGGCACGAAAGGTCACGGACATATGTTTgggagtgctaaaggaaagcgacaaaagtaggttcgacagccaCAACCCGGGGAAAaatgtattgatcatatcccacattacccacaatacctttcgggattgtcgcgtgcactttttccgacaacctttctcgaaaaagGTAAATTAGAAAACGTAGGATCCCAAGACGACGACGGCAATAAGAATCTCAAAAAAACGATTACAGCTTTAAAGAAGTAAAAGAACAACTTTACACTTTCATGTCGCTCTTTTGTAGATTGCTTTGTCGTCACTGTGAGACTGCAACTTACGTTTTTAGAGAAATTTTCTTTCGGTTTCTTAACTTGGAATTGTTTgttggtcatttttttttaataccaaCACGGGAttccacaaaaaagaaaacaaaccctTCTACTTGAGAGGTTCCTGTTTGAGTTAACCAACTAGAAGACAAGGACCCATTTTCAAGAAAGTTTATCTTTCATGTTTTCTTGCCAAAGACTTGCCAACATTAACTGTTCAGGCTGTATGACCTTATCTTGGTGAAGCAGCTTGTTCATGATTTACCTTGGGGGTGACTACATACAACGGAATGCAACAGTcaattgtaataaaaaaaataatgtcagaCAGATGTGCTTTCACTCTCTTTTATTGCCTGCGTTTTGACAGGTGTGATGGGAAGTGGTTATTATACACACCACGGTGGAGGTTCTAATTTTGTTTGTCTTCCGAACAACCCTATCTATGACAAGTACATCCAAGGCTGGCAGGGGACAGGAGCGATATACGGCACAGAGTATCAGTCAGAAAATTTCCCAGGCTTTAGCAAAAATCTTCATCAACAAGATGCTCCCTGCGCCGTGTGTTACGTCAAGTCACGTGGTTCCCAAGTGATGATCCCTGCGACCAACAAGTGTCCATTGGGATGGACCAGGGATTACCACGGGTACTTGATGACATCTCACTATGGTCACAACCATGCCAGCGAATTTGTGTGCATTGATGTCGATGCTGAGGCCGTGCCGGGAGGCCATCGTGACACAAATGGAGCACTGTTGTACCTAGTGCAAGCTGATTGCAATCACGGTGTACCGTGTGTTCCGT is a window from the Porites lutea chromosome 10, jaPorLute2.1, whole genome shotgun sequence genome containing:
- the LOC140951036 gene encoding uncharacterized protein, translated to MEQESIKTPTSCKRCFPWERIRSLLCFALVICLFTCMAFQFIFLVSMHRQLEQAETQLRENTKMRSQWERRLTISENEIKAISQTLKHRKWEIKTNRARQKRTTSPQVNFSALDKRVIALESRIVELSKDLSLRSSLRGRDGRDGMPGPPGPAGRDGRDGRQGPAGPRGLTGPRGNEGPTGIPGPVGPSGPKGGRGAEGQAQSGVTYNRWGRTNCSGDASVVYTGVMGSGYYTHHGGGSNFVCLPNNPIYDKYIQGWQGTGAIYGTEYQSENFPGFSKNLHQQDAPCAVCYVKSRGSQVMIPATNKCPLGWTRDYHGYLMTSHYGHNHASEFVCIDVDAEAVPGGHRDTNGALLYLVQADCNHGVPCVPYIHGHELACVVCTK